Proteins from a genomic interval of Lolium perenne isolate Kyuss_39 chromosome 1, Kyuss_2.0, whole genome shotgun sequence:
- the LOC127310208 gene encoding casein kinase II subunit beta-1 — MSGAAYRDRGFGGAAEMDRKRIKEALEKPSPSTSRGVSREKELLAASKITTSIGKVPKVSDGEEFETDSEDSDVSGSDGEDTSWISWFCSLRGNEFFCEIDDDYIQDDFNLCGLSNQVPYYDYALDLILDIESSNGDVFTEEQNELIESSAEMLYGLIHARYILTSKGLAAMLEKFKNYDFGRCPRVYCCGQPCLPAGQSDIPRSSTVKVFCPKCEDLHYPRSKYQGNIDGAYFGTTFPHLFLMTYPHLKPQKPSQQYVPRVFGFKLHKQS, encoded by the exons AtgagcggcgcggcctacagggatcGGGGATTCGGCGGCGCCGCGGAGATGGACCGGAAGCGCATCAAGGAGGCGCTCGAGAAGCCGTCCCCGTCCACCTCCAGGGGCGTGTCCAGGGAGAAGGAGCTGCTCGCCGCAAGCAAGATAACGACGTCGATCGGCAAGGTCCCCAAGGTCTCCGATGGCG AGGAATTCGAAACTGACAGTGAAGATTCTGATGTCAGCGGTTCTGACGGAGAAGACACATCATGGATTTCATGGTTTTGTAGCTTGCGAGGCAATGAATTCTTCTGCGAGATCGATGATGATTATATTCAGGATGATTTCAATCTCTGTGGACTGAGCAATCAAGTGCCATATTATGATTATGCACTTGATCTCATCCTAGACATTGAGTCCTCTAACG GTGATGTGTTTACTGAGGAGCAAAATGAATTAATCGAGTCATCTGCAGAGATGCTGTATGGGTTAATTCATGCACGTTACATCTTAACCAGCAAGGGTCTAGCTGCAATG TTAGAAAAGTTCAAGAACTACGATTTTGGCAGATGCCCTAGAGTATACTGCTGTGGCCAACCCTGTCTTCCAGCAGGGCAATCTGATATTCCTAGGTCAAGCACAGTGAAGGTGTTTTGCCCAAAATGTGAAGATCTGCACTACCCAAGGTCCAAGTACCAAGGCA ACATTGATGGAGCATACTTTGGTACCACATTTCCTCATCTCTTCTTGATGACATATCCACACCTGAAGCCACAGAAGCCATCGCAGCAGTATGTTCCAAGGGTTTTTGGGTTCAAACTTCACAAGCAATCGTGA